In Candidatus Polarisedimenticolaceae bacterium, a genomic segment contains:
- a CDS encoding NAD(P)/FAD-dependent oxidoreductase, producing MRTSALDAIVIGAGANGLVAASRLAKAGRRVVVLDAAPAAGGQSRLLDFAPGYRAAPLGIDPGWAPPGIVTALGLTGLEPLEHDTPLTVPTGAGAFLTLSRDAGTAAAAIASHSKADAEKWPAFTSRLHQLAGFLSVLYQSPAPDVGVASLGEVLPLLGLGRKFRALGRVGMIEFLRTLPLSVQELADDWFECGPLKAAIATAGIQDLRQGPRSGGTGFVLLHHLVGAPEGSVRGRVPFRAGPGAFTASAGASAARFGVTIRTGARVARIDVRDDAVASVVLEGGEEIAAKQVLSTADPARTFLEWVDPVWLDPEFVRTIGNIRHRGCTAYVLFALEALPEFPGLVSRGALGGTVSLTGDAAALERAADAAKYGEVSPKPHVELHVPTVHWPDLAPAGRHVLVARLQYAPHALRSGDWDPERREALARTVIGAIDRIYPGFASRIVRHTALTPKDLDEQLGLHEGSASQGELALDQILFMRPVPGWGRHATPIDGLFLGGCGTHPGPGILGGAGWLAAGRMLEENRRPA from the coding sequence ATGAGGACCTCCGCTCTCGACGCCATCGTCATCGGTGCCGGCGCCAACGGCCTCGTCGCGGCGAGCCGCCTCGCGAAGGCCGGACGCCGGGTCGTCGTCCTCGACGCGGCCCCGGCCGCCGGCGGCCAGAGCCGTCTCCTCGATTTCGCGCCCGGTTACCGGGCGGCGCCGCTCGGCATCGATCCCGGCTGGGCTCCTCCCGGCATCGTGACCGCGCTCGGGCTCACCGGCCTCGAGCCTCTCGAGCACGACACGCCCCTCACCGTGCCGACGGGCGCCGGGGCGTTCCTCACGCTCTCACGCGATGCGGGCACGGCAGCGGCGGCGATCGCCTCGCATTCCAAGGCCGACGCCGAGAAGTGGCCCGCGTTCACGTCGCGCCTTCATCAGCTCGCCGGGTTTCTCTCGGTCCTCTATCAGTCGCCGGCGCCCGACGTCGGAGTCGCGTCGCTCGGCGAGGTGCTGCCGCTCCTGGGCTTGGGGCGCAAGTTCCGCGCGCTGGGACGCGTCGGGATGATCGAGTTCCTCCGCACGCTTCCCCTCTCGGTGCAAGAGCTGGCCGACGATTGGTTCGAGTGCGGGCCGCTCAAGGCGGCGATCGCCACCGCCGGAATCCAGGATCTCCGCCAGGGGCCGCGTTCCGGCGGCACCGGCTTCGTCCTGCTCCATCATCTCGTCGGAGCGCCAGAAGGCTCGGTGCGCGGACGCGTGCCGTTCCGTGCCGGCCCCGGCGCGTTCACCGCGAGCGCGGGCGCCTCGGCGGCGCGCTTCGGCGTGACGATTCGCACCGGTGCGCGAGTCGCGCGGATCGACGTCCGTGACGACGCGGTCGCGAGCGTGGTCCTCGAAGGCGGTGAGGAGATCGCGGCGAAGCAGGTCCTCTCGACGGCCGACCCGGCGCGCACCTTCCTCGAGTGGGTCGACCCGGTGTGGCTCGACCCCGAGTTCGTGCGCACGATCGGGAACATCCGGCACCGGGGCTGCACCGCCTACGTCCTCTTCGCGCTCGAGGCGCTGCCCGAGTTCCCGGGGCTCGTCTCGCGGGGCGCCCTCGGCGGCACCGTGTCGCTCACCGGCGACGCCGCGGCGCTCGAGCGTGCGGCCGACGCGGCGAAGTACGGAGAAGTCTCTCCGAAGCCTCACGTCGAGCTGCACGTGCCGACGGTGCACTGGCCCGATCTCGCTCCGGCCGGACGTCACGTCCTCGTCGCGCGCCTCCAGTACGCGCCTCACGCGCTCCGGAGCGGCGATTGGGACCCCGAGCGCCGCGAGGCGCTCGCGCGCACGGTGATCGGAGCGATCGACCGCATCTACCCGGGCTTCGCGTCGCGGATCGTCCGTCACACGGCCCTGACACCGAAGGACCTCGACGAGCAGCTCGGTCTCCACGAAGGGTCCGCGTCGCAGGGCGAGCTGGCACTCGACCAAATTCTGTTCATGCGCCCGGTTCCGGGCTGGGGCCGGCACGCGACGCCGATCGACGGACTCTTCCTCGGCGGCTGCGGAACGCACCCGGGCCCCGGCATCCTCGGCGGCGCGGGTTGGCTCGCGGCAGGGCGCATGCTCGAGGAGAATCGGAGACCGGCTTGA
- a CDS encoding aromatic ring-hydroxylating dioxygenase subunit alpha, with protein sequence MRDNALRDELARFDPAIPIESAWTPPASWYSDPAMLALERTAVFQQSWQAVGRVDQVAKRGDYFTGCLLDLPYVVLRDDQGILRGFHNVCRHHAAEVCSGEGRLGELSCPYHGWTYRLDGRLARAPRLGRNDVFDRDRFSLKPAGVVSWGPLVFLHLGDDPPPFEPPLAELKRRLDAMGTSGLSFVARRTYDLRCNWKVYVDNYLDGGYHVAVLHQALAGQLDLDTYLTEIMDRVSIQSVRSPETAPGEGGGDFAERIGSEALYAFIYPNVMLNRYGPILDTNWVVPTGAGTCRVIFDYFFLDPKDDDFIARSIAASHRVQEEDVSICESVQRGLGSPAYDRGIYAPKIEIAAYEFHKLLAADLKRGQ encoded by the coding sequence TTGAGGGACAACGCCCTGCGGGACGAGCTCGCGAGATTCGACCCGGCGATCCCGATCGAATCGGCGTGGACCCCGCCGGCGTCGTGGTATTCCGACCCCGCGATGCTCGCGCTCGAGCGCACGGCGGTCTTCCAGCAGAGCTGGCAGGCGGTCGGGCGGGTGGACCAGGTCGCGAAACGCGGCGACTACTTCACCGGTTGCCTCCTCGATCTTCCTTACGTCGTCCTTCGTGACGACCAGGGCATCCTGCGAGGGTTCCATAACGTCTGCCGCCATCACGCGGCCGAGGTGTGCAGCGGCGAAGGCCGGCTCGGCGAGCTGTCGTGCCCGTATCACGGCTGGACCTACCGCCTGGATGGCCGGCTCGCGCGCGCGCCTCGCCTCGGACGGAACGACGTCTTCGATCGCGATCGCTTCTCGCTGAAGCCCGCCGGCGTCGTGTCGTGGGGACCGCTCGTCTTCCTCCATCTCGGCGACGACCCGCCGCCGTTCGAACCGCCGCTCGCCGAGCTGAAACGCCGTCTCGACGCGATGGGAACGAGCGGGCTCTCGTTCGTCGCGCGGCGCACCTACGACCTCCGCTGCAACTGGAAGGTCTACGTCGACAACTACCTCGACGGCGGCTACCACGTCGCGGTCCTTCACCAGGCGCTCGCGGGGCAGCTCGACCTCGACACCTACCTCACGGAGATCATGGACCGCGTGTCGATCCAGTCCGTCCGCTCGCCGGAAACCGCGCCGGGCGAGGGCGGAGGCGACTTCGCCGAGCGAATCGGTTCGGAGGCGCTCTACGCCTTCATCTACCCGAACGTCATGTTGAACCGATACGGCCCGATCCTCGACACGAACTGGGTCGTCCCGACGGGCGCCGGTACCTGCCGCGTGATCTTCGACTACTTCTTCCTCGACCCGAAGGATGACGACTTCATCGCCCGAAGCATCGCCGCGAGCCACCGCGTCCAGGAAGAGGACGTCTCGATCTGCGAGTCGGTGCAGCGCGGCCTGGGCTCGCCCGCCTACGATCGCGGCATCTACGCGCCGAAGATCGAGATCGCGGCGTACGAGTTCCACAAGCTGCTGGCCGCGGATCTCAAGAGGGGACAGTAA
- a CDS encoding phosphoketolase family protein, which yields MSTARLRDENTATPLRDDEVKSIDAYWRACNYLAAGMIYLRSNPLLREPLTALHVKRRLLGHWGSSPGLSFMVIHLNRLIVKYDLNAIFLAGPGHGAPGVLGPAYLEGTYSEVYPEKSRDVAGLERFFKEFSFPGGIGSHCTPETPGSIHEGGELGYSLSHAFGAAFDNPDLLVAVAVGDGEAETGPLATSWHSSKFLSPVRDGAVLPILHLNGYKIDNPTILARIPRAELAQLLEGYGWSPRFVEGSEPEPMHRAMADAMEAAVLDIRSIQESARAGRRAARATWPMIVLRSPKGWTGPKEVDGNRVEGRWRAHQVPLQGVRDNPEHLAQLEAWLRSYRPEELFDQKGRLVPELQALAPKGTRRMSANPHANGGVLRKPLTMPDFRDHAVDVPEAGKKLVSNTQPLGTFLADVMKRNMTTFRVFGPDETTSNKLSALYDVTKKLWLEEYVPEDTVDGELAPDGRVLEMLSEHTLEGWLEGYLLTGRHGFLSTYEAFVHVIDSMFNQHAKWLHTCRQLAWRAPVSSLNLLITSTVWRQDHNGFTHQDPGFLDVVVNKSPEVCRIYLPPDANCLLSVADHCLRSTNYVNVIVCDKQKHLQFLSIDEAALHCRNGIGIWKAASTGGDREPDVVLASCGDVPTQEALAAVVMLRGYFPDLAIRFVNVVDLYRLVPESEHPHGLSDEAFDAIFTKDKPVIFNFHGYPYLIHRLAYRRTNHDNFHVRGYKERGSINTPLDLAIQNNIDRFSLAMDVIKRTPKLREIGMKALDELAALQKDCQSYAYENGIDKPELENWTWPG from the coding sequence ATGAGCACCGCAAGGCTCCGCGACGAGAACACCGCAACCCCTTTGAGAGACGACGAGGTCAAATCGATCGACGCCTACTGGCGCGCGTGCAACTACCTGGCCGCCGGGATGATCTACCTGAGATCGAACCCGCTCCTGCGCGAGCCGCTCACGGCCCTGCACGTCAAGCGGCGCCTGCTCGGACACTGGGGCTCGAGCCCGGGCTTGAGCTTCATGGTCATCCACCTCAACCGGCTGATCGTGAAGTACGACCTGAACGCGATCTTCCTCGCGGGGCCGGGGCACGGCGCGCCCGGCGTTCTCGGACCCGCGTATCTCGAGGGGACGTACTCCGAGGTCTACCCCGAGAAGAGCCGGGACGTGGCGGGGCTCGAACGATTCTTCAAGGAGTTCTCCTTCCCCGGAGGCATCGGTAGCCACTGCACGCCGGAGACGCCGGGATCGATCCACGAGGGCGGTGAGCTGGGCTACAGCCTCTCGCACGCGTTCGGCGCCGCCTTCGACAACCCCGACCTCCTCGTCGCGGTGGCGGTCGGTGACGGCGAGGCGGAGACCGGTCCGCTCGCGACGTCGTGGCACTCGAGCAAGTTCCTGAGCCCCGTGCGCGACGGCGCCGTCCTTCCGATCCTCCACCTGAACGGCTACAAGATCGACAATCCGACCATCCTTGCGCGGATTCCGCGCGCGGAGCTCGCGCAGCTTCTCGAAGGCTACGGCTGGTCGCCCCGCTTCGTCGAGGGGAGCGAGCCCGAGCCGATGCACCGCGCGATGGCCGACGCGATGGAGGCCGCCGTTCTCGACATCCGGTCGATTCAAGAGTCCGCGCGTGCGGGGCGCCGCGCCGCGCGCGCGACGTGGCCGATGATCGTCCTCCGAAGCCCGAAGGGGTGGACGGGCCCTAAGGAAGTCGACGGCAACAGGGTCGAGGGACGCTGGCGCGCGCATCAGGTCCCGCTCCAGGGCGTGCGGGACAACCCCGAGCACCTGGCTCAGCTCGAGGCGTGGCTCCGGAGCTACCGGCCGGAGGAGCTGTTCGACCAGAAGGGGCGGCTGGTTCCCGAGCTGCAGGCGCTCGCCCCGAAAGGCACGCGCCGGATGAGCGCGAACCCGCACGCGAACGGCGGCGTTCTACGGAAGCCGCTCACGATGCCCGACTTCCGCGATCACGCCGTGGACGTCCCCGAGGCCGGGAAGAAGCTCGTGAGCAACACGCAGCCGCTCGGGACGTTTCTCGCCGACGTGATGAAGCGGAACATGACCACGTTCCGCGTCTTCGGCCCCGACGAAACGACCTCGAACAAGCTGAGCGCTCTCTACGACGTGACGAAGAAGCTCTGGCTCGAAGAGTACGTTCCCGAGGACACCGTCGACGGCGAGCTGGCTCCCGACGGGCGCGTCCTCGAGATGCTCTCCGAGCACACGCTCGAAGGGTGGCTCGAGGGCTACCTCCTCACCGGCCGCCACGGCTTCCTGTCGACGTACGAGGCGTTCGTCCACGTCATCGACTCGATGTTCAACCAGCACGCGAAGTGGCTGCACACCTGCCGCCAGCTCGCGTGGCGCGCGCCGGTGTCGTCGCTCAACCTCCTCATCACTTCGACGGTGTGGCGCCAGGACCACAACGGCTTCACCCACCAGGATCCCGGCTTCCTCGACGTCGTCGTCAACAAGAGCCCGGAAGTCTGCCGCATCTATCTCCCGCCCGATGCGAACTGCTTGCTCTCGGTCGCGGACCACTGCCTGCGCAGCACGAACTACGTCAACGTCATCGTGTGCGACAAGCAGAAGCATCTTCAGTTCCTGTCGATCGACGAGGCGGCCCTGCACTGCCGGAACGGCATCGGCATCTGGAAGGCGGCCTCGACCGGCGGCGACCGGGAGCCCGACGTCGTGCTCGCCTCGTGCGGCGACGTGCCGACGCAGGAAGCGCTCGCCGCGGTCGTGATGCTTCGCGGGTACTTCCCCGACCTGGCCATTCGGTTCGTCAACGTGGTCGATCTCTATCGCCTCGTCCCGGAGAGCGAGCACCCGCACGGCCTCAGCGACGAGGCGTTCGACGCGATCTTCACGAAGGACAAGCCGGTGATCTTCAACTTCCACGGCTACCCCTATCTGATTCACCGGCTCGCCTACCGCCGCACGAACCACGACAACTTCCACGTGCGCGGCTACAAGGAGCGGGGGAGCATCAACACCCCGCTCGACCTCGCGATCCAGAACAACATCGATCGCTTCAGCCTCGCGATGGACGTCATCAAGCGCACACCGAAACTCCGCGAGATCGGAATGAAGGCGCTCGATGAGCTCGCCGCGCTGCAGAAGGACTGCCAGTCCTACGCGTACGAGAACGGGATCGACAAGCCCGAGCTCGAGAACTGGACCTGGCCGGGGTAA
- a CDS encoding VWA domain-containing protein, with protein sequence MRRVAAVAGVLVVLSSPAGAPHAAPPPKPPGLEEKVQVTLVQVDALVVDAAGKTVPGLTKADFAMKIGGRDVKVDTVDLVCPIGGAADPAPLKRGEPLPAPLGAGIKRRIVLAFDYTFLETTMRGQILDAAAAVLRAVKPPEEEVMIVALTDEVRVEQKFTTDVRLLVGALARMKHDATLAFRDYPLGVSGRTYFENITTLMDVLGSYDGSKGVVFFSQAGIVGSAMQDLYYNEVGAHAAAARGVIYPAKPNLLDAGGQSDALVRLANTTGGRMQFFGNDLSVPYRRAQRDLLCRYTIGAYVDPSETRDPQTLTVSLLNKPGLSIRAPEQMQIFSEDAKQAARIGAAYVDPAPFERPVVRAFGFSATPAGRDSWDTILAVSWPSSFKGPGADVDVKAAVRRDNKTVGEYARRIHVEAPAGGAATRPVTILGDTKLASGSYDLDVVLTDASGGEIVAATTDFVVPMVVPDALILRGPVMGKVVPGGQFLRADPKDDPEKTRLGKTLGAGNGFEPLFVQEIDPGDKLLFYWSACVYKGETVPGDLRVSRTFFDATGEVVRALDPLPLELESRGKGVACQDMLENVTGGTLKTGDYRLDVTVTHANGDVVTRGTTPLNVR encoded by the coding sequence ATGAGACGCGTTGCGGCCGTTGCCGGTGTTCTCGTCGTCTTGTCGTCGCCCGCCGGCGCTCCGCACGCAGCGCCTCCTCCCAAACCGCCGGGGCTCGAAGAGAAGGTGCAGGTGACCTTGGTCCAGGTCGACGCGCTCGTCGTCGATGCCGCCGGCAAGACGGTCCCCGGCCTGACGAAGGCCGATTTCGCGATGAAGATCGGCGGCCGTGACGTGAAGGTCGATACCGTCGACCTCGTCTGCCCGATCGGCGGCGCCGCCGACCCGGCACCCCTGAAGCGGGGCGAGCCGCTCCCCGCGCCGCTCGGGGCGGGAATCAAGCGGCGCATCGTGCTCGCCTTCGACTACACCTTCCTCGAGACGACGATGCGGGGCCAGATCCTCGACGCGGCGGCCGCAGTGCTTCGCGCCGTCAAGCCTCCCGAGGAGGAGGTCATGATCGTCGCGCTCACCGACGAGGTCCGCGTCGAGCAGAAGTTCACGACCGACGTTCGCCTCCTCGTCGGCGCGCTCGCGCGGATGAAGCACGATGCGACCCTCGCGTTCCGCGATTACCCGCTCGGCGTCTCCGGGCGAACGTACTTCGAGAACATCACGACCTTGATGGACGTCCTCGGCTCGTACGACGGGTCGAAAGGCGTCGTCTTCTTCTCGCAGGCGGGGATCGTCGGGTCGGCGATGCAGGATCTGTACTACAACGAGGTCGGCGCGCACGCCGCCGCGGCGCGCGGCGTCATCTATCCGGCGAAGCCCAACCTCCTCGATGCCGGAGGGCAGTCCGATGCGCTCGTCCGTCTCGCCAACACGACCGGAGGCCGGATGCAGTTCTTCGGGAACGACCTCTCCGTCCCGTACCGCCGCGCCCAGCGCGACCTCCTCTGCCGCTACACGATCGGCGCGTACGTCGATCCTTCGGAGACACGCGATCCGCAGACGCTCACGGTGAGTCTCCTGAACAAGCCCGGGCTCTCGATCCGGGCTCCCGAGCAGATGCAGATCTTCTCGGAGGACGCGAAGCAGGCCGCCCGCATCGGCGCCGCCTACGTCGATCCCGCTCCGTTCGAGCGCCCGGTGGTGCGCGCCTTCGGCTTCTCGGCGACGCCGGCAGGGCGTGATAGCTGGGACACGATCCTCGCCGTGAGCTGGCCGTCGTCCTTCAAGGGCCCGGGCGCGGACGTCGACGTCAAGGCCGCGGTGCGCCGCGACAACAAGACGGTCGGCGAGTACGCACGGCGCATCCACGTCGAGGCACCGGCGGGCGGAGCGGCGACGCGGCCGGTCACGATCCTCGGCGATACGAAGCTCGCGAGCGGCTCGTACGACCTCGACGTCGTGCTCACCGACGCGTCCGGCGGCGAGATCGTCGCGGCGACGACCGACTTCGTCGTGCCTATGGTCGTTCCCGACGCGCTGATCCTGCGCGGACCGGTCATGGGGAAGGTCGTTCCCGGTGGACAATTCCTCCGCGCGGATCCGAAGGACGATCCGGAAAAGACACGACTGGGCAAGACGCTCGGCGCCGGCAACGGATTCGAGCCGCTCTTCGTGCAGGAGATCGATCCGGGCGACAAGCTGCTCTTCTACTGGAGCGCCTGCGTCTACAAGGGCGAGACCGTTCCCGGCGACCTGCGCGTGAGCCGCACCTTCTTCGACGCCACCGGCGAGGTCGTGAGAGCCCTCGACCCGCTGCCGCTCGAGCTCGAGAGCCGCGGCAAAGGCGTGGCGTGCCAGGACATGCTCGAAAACGTAACCGGAGGCACGCTCAAGACGGGCGACTACCGGCTCGACGTGACGGTCACCCACGCCAACGGCGATGTGGTGACGAGAGGGACGACGCCCCTCAACGTGCGGTGA
- a CDS encoding PQQ-dependent sugar dehydrogenase — translation MAKVSNTALARATVATGLGGGTGGPLFVTAPPGDKSRIFIVGQGGLIRQLARGAAPTAWTVFLDISARLTHAGDEQGLLGLAFDPNFATNGFFYVYYTRLSDGNDMLSRFRTLDGTPNTVGDPASETVLYRIVDTEDNHNGGWLSFGPDGFLYIGEGDGGGGGDQHGTCGNGQNTSTMLGKILRIDPNGIAGNPPDCGLDAGPYTIPASNPLADGHGGNCDEIFAYGLRNPWRNSFDASNGDIYVADVGQGCWEEVDWIPVGTSGQNFGWRNFEGSHCYNPSQGCSATSSAADGCAPACNDPAPSGDPIPNGTHLPIYNYSSSVNPQCAITGGYVYRGCRMTNFQGKYFYGDYCAGIVQSFIPGSGVPNTFETWAGISSGMSNSLTSFGTDAQGEIYFCDRKGTVYMILPPLTDVEVSGEGAADQLRLDKSGAWTWEDINFTSRQLTTSYHVYRANVADDVFNAGEVFDCVFQTTGTTWPAGGDPASPAPNSFFAYVVTALNGATQSSPGGTPVRTLGAASCP, via the coding sequence GTGGCGAAAGTCTCCAATACGGCCCTCGCCCGCGCGACGGTGGCAACCGGGCTGGGCGGCGGGACCGGCGGCCCCCTCTTCGTGACCGCCCCTCCGGGAGACAAGAGCCGGATCTTCATCGTCGGTCAGGGCGGCCTCATCCGGCAGCTCGCGCGCGGCGCGGCGCCCACCGCCTGGACCGTCTTCCTCGACATCAGCGCGCGCCTCACGCACGCCGGCGATGAGCAGGGTCTCCTCGGTCTCGCGTTCGATCCGAACTTCGCGACGAACGGTTTTTTCTACGTTTATTACACGCGCCTCTCCGACGGAAACGACATGCTCTCGCGCTTCCGGACGCTCGACGGCACGCCAAACACCGTCGGCGACCCGGCGAGCGAGACGGTCCTCTACCGCATCGTCGACACCGAGGACAATCACAACGGCGGCTGGCTCAGCTTCGGTCCCGACGGCTTCCTGTACATCGGTGAGGGGGACGGCGGCGGCGGCGGCGACCAGCACGGCACCTGCGGGAACGGCCAGAACACCTCCACGATGCTCGGCAAGATCCTTCGCATCGATCCGAACGGAATCGCCGGGAACCCACCCGACTGCGGGCTCGACGCGGGGCCCTACACGATTCCGGCGAGCAATCCGCTCGCGGACGGCCACGGCGGCAACTGCGACGAGATCTTCGCGTACGGCCTCAGGAACCCGTGGCGCAACTCGTTCGACGCATCGAACGGCGACATCTACGTCGCCGACGTCGGGCAGGGGTGCTGGGAAGAAGTCGACTGGATCCCCGTGGGAACCAGCGGACAGAACTTCGGATGGAGGAACTTCGAAGGGTCGCACTGCTACAACCCGTCGCAGGGGTGCTCGGCCACCAGCTCGGCCGCCGACGGCTGCGCCCCCGCCTGCAACGATCCCGCTCCCTCCGGAGATCCGATCCCGAACGGCACGCACCTTCCCATCTACAACTACTCGTCGAGCGTGAACCCGCAGTGCGCGATCACCGGCGGCTACGTCTACCGCGGCTGCCGCATGACGAACTTCCAGGGCAAGTACTTCTACGGCGACTACTGCGCCGGAATCGTCCAGAGCTTCATCCCGGGGAGCGGCGTCCCGAACACGTTCGAGACGTGGGCCGGGATCAGCTCGGGAATGTCGAACAGCTTGACGAGCTTCGGCACCGACGCTCAGGGCGAGATCTACTTCTGCGACCGCAAAGGGACCGTCTACATGATCCTGCCGCCGCTCACCGACGTGGAGGTTTCCGGAGAAGGGGCGGCCGACCAGCTCCGGCTCGACAAGAGCGGCGCCTGGACCTGGGAGGACATCAACTTCACGAGCCGCCAACTGACCACCTCCTACCACGTCTATCGCGCGAACGTTGCGGACGACGTCTTCAACGCGGGCGAGGTGTTCGACTGCGTCTTCCAGACGACGGGCACGACGTGGCCCGCGGGAGGCGATCCGGCGTCGCCCGCCCCCAACAGCTTCTTCGCCTACGTCGTGACGGCATTGAACGGCGCCACACAATCGAGCCCCGGCGGAACACCCGTGCGCACGCTCGGCGCCGCCTCGTGCCCGTGA
- a CDS encoding PQQ-dependent sugar dehydrogenase, with the protein MSRVAVATGLGSGTSGPLFVTAPPDDTGRIFIVLQGGTIRQLARGAAPTASTLFLDIGARLTHVGDEQGLLGLAFDPNFAANAFFYVYYTRAVDGHEILSRFRTLDGTPNTAGDPASETVLLRIDDTEDNHNGGWLSFGPDGFLYISVGDGGGGGDQHGACGNAQSKTTIKGKLLRIDPTGRVGTPPDCGLDPGPYTIPPGNPFADGSGGNCDEIFAYGLRNPWRDSFDPANGDLFVGDVGQNCWEEVDWIPAGTNGQNFGWRNFEGLHCYDSAAGCNATSSADACAPTCSDPAPGGHPIPNGTTLPIYDYSSSVNPQCAITGGYVYRGCRMTNFEGKYFYGDYCAGTILSFVPNGGVPNTFQDWSSQVGGGAITSFGTDGQGELYFCDRAGTVYMLLPPLTDTEVSGDGAGAPFLLDKTGAWSWENVTYANRQPTTSYHVYRANVSDGVFHAGEVFECVFQTTGTTWPAGGDTMTPAPGGYFAYLVTAMNGAVQSSPGGTPTRTLGTAACP; encoded by the coding sequence TTGAGCCGCGTCGCAGTCGCGACAGGGCTCGGATCCGGTACGAGCGGGCCGCTCTTCGTTACGGCGCCACCGGACGACACCGGCCGGATCTTCATCGTGCTGCAGGGCGGCACGATCCGTCAGCTCGCACGCGGGGCGGCGCCCACCGCTTCCACCCTCTTCCTCGACATCGGCGCGCGCCTCACGCACGTTGGTGACGAACAGGGGCTTCTCGGGCTCGCGTTCGATCCGAACTTCGCGGCCAACGCCTTCTTCTACGTCTACTACACGCGCGCCGTCGACGGCCACGAGATCCTGTCTCGATTCCGCACGCTCGACGGCACGCCGAACACCGCCGGCGATCCGGCGAGCGAGACCGTCCTCTTGCGCATCGACGACACCGAGGACAATCACAACGGCGGCTGGCTGAGCTTCGGTCCGGACGGCTTCCTCTACATCTCGGTCGGTGATGGGGGCGGCGGCGGCGACCAGCACGGCGCCTGCGGCAACGCTCAGAGCAAGACGACGATCAAGGGCAAGCTCCTGCGCATCGACCCGACGGGCAGGGTCGGCACTCCCCCGGACTGCGGTCTCGACCCGGGGCCGTACACCATCCCTCCCGGCAATCCCTTCGCCGACGGCTCCGGCGGCAACTGCGACGAGATCTTCGCGTACGGTTTGAGAAACCCATGGCGCGATTCGTTCGACCCGGCGAACGGCGACCTCTTCGTCGGCGACGTCGGTCAGAACTGCTGGGAAGAGGTCGACTGGATCCCCGCGGGGACGAACGGCCAGAACTTCGGCTGGCGGAACTTCGAGGGACTCCACTGTTACGACTCGGCGGCGGGGTGCAACGCGACGAGCTCCGCGGATGCGTGTGCACCGACTTGCAGCGATCCTGCGCCGGGCGGGCATCCGATTCCGAACGGCACGACGCTTCCGATCTACGACTATTCCTCGAGCGTCAACCCGCAGTGCGCGATCACCGGCGGCTACGTCTACCGCGGATGCCGGATGACGAACTTTGAGGGGAAGTACTTCTATGGCGACTACTGCGCCGGCACGATCCTGAGCTTCGTGCCGAACGGCGGGGTGCCGAACACGTTCCAGGACTGGTCGTCGCAGGTGGGCGGCGGGGCGATCACGAGCTTCGGCACCGACGGTCAAGGGGAGCTGTACTTCTGCGACCGTGCGGGCACCGTCTACATGCTCCTGCCGCCGCTCACCGACACGGAGGTCTCGGGAGACGGCGCGGGGGCTCCGTTCTTGCTCGACAAGACGGGGGCGTGGAGCTGGGAGAACGTCACCTACGCGAATCGCCAGCCGACGACGTCGTACCACGTCTACCGCGCGAACGTCTCCGACGGTGTCTTCCACGCGGGCGAGGTGTTCGAATGCGTCTTCCAGACGACGGGGACGACGTGGCCCGCCGGGGGCGACACGATGACGCCGGCCCCGGGCGGCTACTTTGCCTACTTGGTCACGGCGATGAACGGCGCCGTGCAGTCGAGCCCGGGAGGAACACCGACGCGAACCTTGGGCACGGCGGCGTGCCCGTAG